A portion of the Sandaracinobacteroides saxicola genome contains these proteins:
- a CDS encoding hydrolase produces the protein MISPAEAAALASIDPATMLAQVEAWCAINSGSRNLAGLETTAATLAAAFAALGTMAFVDPAPATQMTADGQERPLPHGRNLHLSVRPNAATRVLLTGHMDTVFAVDHPFQSLRWLDGNTLNGPGVADMKGGIAVMLAALAAFESSPDASRLGYEIILNADEEVSSLGSAPLLAAAAARVHLALTYEPSALPDGTLAGARPGSGNFSVHLAGRSAHAGRNPQDGRNAIVAAADLALRLAALRSPELKVNVAKIDGGAPNNVVPDNAVLRVNLRPSTPQAQAEASAAMDAAIAAVALAHDVSAHRHGGFARPPKPLDENQLRLFHLVRDTGTDLGLNIAWQPAGGVCDGNNLAATGLAVVDTLGVRGGAIHSDAEFLLVDSLAERARLSALLLMRLAARGFPRAA, from the coding sequence ATGATCAGCCCGGCGGAAGCGGCCGCGCTGGCGTCCATCGATCCCGCCACCATGCTGGCCCAGGTCGAGGCCTGGTGCGCCATCAACAGCGGCAGCCGCAACCTCGCCGGCCTCGAAACCACCGCCGCCACCCTCGCCGCCGCCTTCGCGGCGCTCGGCACCATGGCCTTCGTCGACCCCGCTCCCGCCACCCAGATGACCGCCGACGGTCAGGAACGCCCGCTGCCCCACGGCCGCAACCTCCACCTGTCCGTCCGCCCGAACGCCGCCACCCGCGTACTGCTCACCGGTCACATGGATACGGTGTTTGCCGTCGATCACCCCTTCCAGTCCTTGCGCTGGCTCGACGGCAACACCCTGAACGGCCCCGGCGTCGCCGACATGAAGGGTGGGATTGCCGTCATGCTCGCCGCGCTGGCGGCTTTCGAATCCAGCCCCGACGCCTCACGCCTCGGCTATGAAATCATCCTCAACGCAGACGAGGAAGTCTCCTCCCTCGGCTCCGCCCCGCTGCTCGCCGCCGCCGCGGCCCGCGTCCACCTGGCACTGACCTATGAACCCTCGGCGCTGCCCGATGGCACCCTCGCCGGCGCCCGCCCCGGCAGCGGCAACTTCTCCGTCCACCTCGCCGGCCGCTCTGCACACGCCGGGCGCAACCCGCAGGATGGCCGCAACGCCATCGTTGCCGCCGCCGACCTGGCGCTCCGCCTTGCCGCGCTCCGCTCGCCCGAGCTGAAAGTGAATGTCGCGAAGATCGACGGCGGCGCGCCGAACAATGTCGTGCCGGACAACGCCGTGCTCCGCGTCAACCTTCGTCCCTCCACGCCACAAGCGCAGGCCGAGGCCAGCGCTGCCATGGACGCGGCGATCGCCGCCGTCGCCCTCGCGCACGATGTCAGCGCCCATCGCCATGGCGGCTTCGCCCGTCCGCCAAAACCGCTGGACGAGAACCAGCTCCGCCTGTTCCACCTGGTGCGCGATACCGGCACCGACCTCGGCCTGAATATCGCCTGGCAGCCCGCCGGCGGCGTCTGCGACGGCAACAACCTCGCCGCCACCGGCCTTGCCGTGGTGGACACGCTGGGCGTGCGCGGCGGCGCCATCCACAGCGACGCCGAATTTCTGCTGGTGGACAGCCTCGCCGAACGCGCGCGCCTCTCCGCCCTCCTGCTCATGCGCCTTGCCGCGCGGGGCTTCCCCCGCGCCGCATAG
- a CDS encoding thiamine pyrophosphate-dependent enzyme: protein MSRTVAQTIVDALIAANVTHAFAVPGESYLAVLDALHDVRDRLRLVTCRHEAAAANMAEAYGKLRGTPGVAMVTRGPGATHAAIGLHTAQQDSTPMLLLVGQVGTDMLGREAFQEVDYTAVFGTIAKRVITIDRPDRTAELMAAALSAAASGRPGPVVVVLPEDQLSEPAVHPAVAPARIAPPAPDAAALAEIHARLAAAQRPLLLLGGPGVSAQQVADACRFAEAWQMPVVTSWRRKDRFDNRHPLYAGELGLGANPALVTRVKAADLLLCVGARLGENPSQAYTLFTPESAARTLVHIHPDPLALGRVWQPALALHADIGATLSALAKLLPCEAGEVARAQRVTEGARADYLAWTTPTSVQSGPNPAAIIAHLSETLPADTIFANGAGNFAAWLHRFHHHRAAGTQLAPTSGAMGYGVPAGIAAAILHPDRTVVVVAGDGDFLMSGNELATCAHEDARPIFVVLDNGQYGTIRMHQARDFSGRQSGTRLTNPDFAAFARSFGLHGETVTTTGAFPDALARARAAGSAALIHILTDPQEIGPGRRLADGA from the coding sequence ATGTCACGCACCGTCGCCCAGACCATCGTCGATGCCCTGATCGCAGCGAACGTCACCCACGCCTTCGCCGTGCCGGGCGAATCCTACCTTGCCGTCCTCGATGCGCTGCACGATGTCCGCGACCGGCTGCGCCTGGTCACCTGCCGGCACGAGGCTGCGGCCGCCAACATGGCCGAAGCCTATGGCAAGTTGCGGGGCACCCCCGGCGTCGCCATGGTGACGCGCGGCCCCGGCGCCACCCACGCCGCCATCGGGCTTCATACCGCGCAGCAGGACAGCACGCCGATGCTGCTGCTGGTCGGCCAGGTCGGCACCGACATGCTCGGCCGCGAAGCCTTTCAGGAAGTGGATTACACCGCCGTCTTCGGCACCATCGCCAAGCGCGTCATTACCATCGACCGCCCCGACCGCACCGCCGAACTGATGGCGGCGGCGCTGTCCGCCGCCGCCAGCGGCCGCCCCGGCCCGGTGGTGGTGGTGTTGCCGGAGGACCAGCTGTCCGAACCCGCCGTCCACCCCGCCGTCGCCCCCGCCCGCATCGCCCCGCCCGCGCCAGACGCAGCCGCGCTCGCCGAAATCCACGCCCGCCTCGCCGCCGCTCAGCGCCCGCTGCTGCTGCTCGGCGGCCCCGGCGTCAGCGCGCAACAGGTTGCCGATGCCTGCCGCTTCGCCGAAGCCTGGCAAATGCCCGTCGTCACCAGTTGGCGCCGCAAGGACCGCTTCGACAACCGCCACCCGCTCTACGCCGGCGAACTCGGCCTGGGCGCTAACCCCGCGCTCGTCACCCGCGTGAAAGCCGCCGACCTGCTGTTGTGCGTCGGCGCCCGCCTCGGCGAAAACCCCAGCCAGGCCTACACCCTCTTCACCCCCGAAAGCGCCGCCCGCACCCTGGTCCACATCCACCCGGACCCGCTGGCCTTGGGCCGCGTCTGGCAACCAGCCCTCGCCCTCCACGCCGACATCGGCGCCACGCTGAGCGCACTGGCCAAGCTCCTCCCCTGCGAAGCGGGGGAGGTGGCACGAGCGCAGCGAGTGACGGAGGGGGCCCGCGCCGATTATCTCGCCTGGACCACCCCCACCAGCGTGCAGTCCGGCCCCAACCCCGCCGCCATCATCGCCCACCTCTCCGAAACGCTCCCCGCCGATACCATCTTCGCCAACGGCGCCGGCAATTTCGCCGCCTGGCTGCACCGCTTCCACCACCACCGCGCAGCCGGCACGCAGCTCGCCCCCACCTCCGGCGCGATGGGCTATGGCGTCCCCGCCGGCATCGCCGCCGCCATCCTGCATCCGGACCGCACCGTGGTGGTCGTCGCCGGCGATGGCGATTTCCTGATGTCGGGCAACGAACTCGCCACCTGCGCGCATGAGGACGCGCGGCCGATCTTTGTCGTGCTGGACAATGGCCAGTACGGCACCATCCGCATGCACCAGGCCCGCGACTTCAGCGGCCGGCAGAGCGGCACGCGCCTGACCAACCCCGATTTCGCCGCCTTCGCCCGCAGCTTCGGCCTGCACGGCGAAACCGTCACCACCACCGGGGCCTTCCCCGATGCGCTTGCCCGCGCCCGCGCCGCGGGCAGCGCCGCGCTGATCCACATCCTGACCGACCCGCAGGAAATCGGACCCGGCCGGCGGCTGGCGGACGGCGCATGA
- a CDS encoding cytochrome b/b6 domain-containing protein has product MARLWDAPVRIVHWSLVLLIPAMWWTAEEGKMERHVQLGLVALGLVVFRIVWGFVGSEPARFRSFVRGPGAILGYLRGRINPVGHSPLGALSIIALLTLLVVQMALGLVAQDVDGLFSGPLSHLVSYDTSEAAREWHHRGFDLLLWLIGLHLAAILFYAVVRRRNLVTAMLTGRRDIPPNTPAPRMAPAWAGVPVAVVAAGLAWWIGRGAPGIG; this is encoded by the coding sequence ATGGCCCGCCTGTGGGACGCGCCGGTCCGCATCGTCCACTGGAGCCTCGTTCTGCTGATCCCGGCGATGTGGTGGACGGCGGAGGAAGGCAAGATGGAGCGGCATGTCCAGCTCGGCCTGGTTGCGCTCGGCCTCGTCGTCTTCCGTATCGTCTGGGGTTTCGTCGGCAGCGAGCCGGCGCGCTTCCGCAGCTTCGTACGCGGGCCGGGCGCCATTCTCGGCTACCTGCGCGGGCGGATCAACCCGGTCGGCCATTCGCCCCTTGGTGCTCTCAGCATCATTGCGCTGCTGACGCTGCTCGTCGTTCAGATGGCGCTGGGGCTGGTGGCGCAGGATGTCGACGGGCTGTTTTCCGGCCCGCTCAGCCACCTGGTCAGCTATGACACCTCAGAGGCGGCGCGCGAATGGCACCATCGCGGGTTCGACCTGCTGCTGTGGCTGATCGGGCTGCACCTCGCCGCCATCCTCTTCTACGCCGTGGTGCGCCGGCGCAACCTGGTGACGGCAATGCTGACCGGCCGGCGCGACATCCCGCCGAACACACCCGCGCCGCGCATGGCCCCGGCCTGGGCGGGCGTGCCGGTCGCGGTTGTCGCCGCCGGCCTCGCCTGGTGGATTGGCAGGGGCGCGCCCGGTATCGGCTGA
- a CDS encoding c-type cytochrome encodes MLKPLPLLAILLTMGAPALAQPAKVIEARQANFKAMGRAMKAMGDEFRGGSPDIAVFRTNAATLNRLAPDLPKWFPAGSGTGAKTEAKADIWSKPGDFAKAAANFAAAANALNTAAAGTDIAAVGAALRATGGTCKACHDQFREEKK; translated from the coding sequence ATGCTGAAACCCCTTCCCCTGCTTGCCATTCTGCTGACCATGGGCGCCCCCGCGCTCGCCCAGCCCGCCAAGGTGATCGAGGCGCGCCAAGCCAATTTCAAGGCCATGGGCCGCGCCATGAAGGCGATGGGCGACGAGTTTCGCGGCGGCTCGCCCGACATCGCCGTGTTCCGCACCAACGCCGCCACGCTGAACCGGCTCGCCCCCGATCTGCCCAAATGGTTCCCCGCCGGCAGCGGCACGGGCGCCAAGACAGAGGCTAAGGCCGACATCTGGAGCAAGCCGGGCGACTTCGCCAAGGCCGCCGCCAATTTCGCCGCCGCCGCCAATGCGCTTAACACGGCGGCCGCGGGCACCGACATCGCCGCGGTCGGCGCCGCGCTGCGCGCCACCGGCGGCACCTGCAAGGCGTGCCACGACCAGTTCCGCGAGGAAAAGAAATAG
- a CDS encoding thymidine kinase has protein sequence MAKLYFYYASMNAGKSTTLLQAAFNYAERGLRTALFTAAIDTRAGVGRIASRIGLDSPATPFDATTDLFEAIINRAPPVDCVLVDEAQFLTHAQVLDLARLVDERDLPVVAYGLRTDFQGRLFEGSAALLALADNLIELKGICHCGRKATMNARVDAQGRMVRDGEQTEIGGNDRYVALCRRHFMSGKLA, from the coding sequence ATGGCCAAACTCTATTTCTACTATGCCAGCATGAACGCCGGCAAATCCACCACCCTGCTCCAGGCCGCCTTCAACTATGCCGAACGGGGCCTGCGAACCGCCCTCTTCACCGCCGCCATCGACACGCGGGCGGGTGTCGGCCGCATCGCCAGCCGCATCGGCCTCGACTCCCCCGCCACGCCGTTCGACGCGACGACCGACCTGTTCGAGGCCATCATCAACCGCGCCCCACCGGTCGATTGCGTGCTGGTGGACGAGGCCCAGTTCCTGACGCACGCCCAGGTGCTCGACCTCGCCCGGCTGGTGGACGAGCGCGACCTCCCCGTCGTCGCCTATGGCCTGCGCACCGATTTCCAGGGCCGGCTGTTCGAAGGCAGCGCCGCCCTGCTCGCGCTCGCCGACAACCTGATCGAGCTGAAGGGCATCTGCCACTGCGGGCGGAAGGCAACGATGAACGCCCGCGTCGACGCTCAGGGCCGCATGGTGCGTGATGGCGAGCAGACCGAAATCGGCGGCAACGACCGCTATGTCGCGCTCTGCCGCCGCCACTTCATGTCGGGAAAGCTCGCTTGA
- a CDS encoding antitoxin, with amino-acid sequence MAALNTRTFKSGNSEALRLPKGYGFGVGRAVRLERRGAELVVTPVAEKEELTPFQQMLRKLATLPAPDYVEERIGPEPPERPGL; translated from the coding sequence ATGGCCGCACTCAACACGCGCACCTTCAAGTCCGGCAACAGCGAGGCGCTGCGGTTACCAAAAGGCTATGGTTTTGGTGTCGGCCGGGCCGTGCGGCTGGAGCGCCGGGGCGCGGAGTTGGTCGTCACTCCGGTGGCCGAGAAGGAAGAGCTGACGCCGTTTCAGCAGATGCTGCGTAAATTGGCGACCTTGCCGGCGCCCGATTATGTCGAGGAGCGTATCGGGCCGGAGCCGCCGGAACGGCCGGGTCTTTGA
- a CDS encoding PIN domain-containing protein → MILLDTSAAIPIRDAHPAILLRAAEWTVASISVVTEIELEGGVVSDPAQSSRRRARLDLLLTQVRVLPFQRDAVRVYRAIVEASGFSRRKVIDCMIAATAIVHDLPLATLNPGDFKDIPGLSVENWGVS, encoded by the coding sequence TTGATCCTGCTCGACACCAGCGCGGCCATTCCGATCCGCGACGCCCATCCGGCCATTCTGCTGCGTGCCGCCGAATGGACGGTGGCGTCCATCTCCGTCGTGACCGAAATCGAGTTGGAGGGTGGGGTCGTCAGCGACCCCGCCCAGTCGTCCCGCCGGCGTGCGCGGCTGGACCTGTTGCTGACGCAGGTGCGCGTGTTGCCTTTTCAACGCGACGCCGTGCGGGTCTATCGCGCGATCGTTGAAGCGTCGGGCTTTTCGCGGCGCAAGGTGATCGACTGCATGATCGCGGCGACAGCCATCGTCCACGACCTGCCGCTGGCGACCCTGAATCCGGGCGATTTCAAGGATATCCCGGGCTTGAGCGTGGAGAATTGGGGCGTTTCGTGA